The following are from one region of the Micromonas commoda chromosome 12, complete sequence genome:
- a CDS encoding predicted protein — translation MRQRNSVEKDASRRMRTDATQASNKKLKKSLTANSREYQYHYWYRSTTVGVIVDSFDLGSYDPEMDGYEPPEVSVDDVTKGVRIGEGSFAVVFSGTVAGVGDVVLKQYRRDVRGRDWFSFYADERAMCRRLRECPGVAPFVGVAGSDLYLVWRDVGKRTLANVMEDGAYGGGAHDGRGDALKLAAAEMGLSASATDSEIFVAVARGLIEAVVSINDANCVHRDVKPDNVLLTSAEKGSPGGARVLMVDLGGAADYETGQGTDGSEAIFDPTYGAPEQFVRNKSRSRGIAGMFAGFGVNPDPSGGGDLEATGAAPTAAFDAFGVGLTLLRLATPALHPAGSMKLARSAMDEAADRVFLEGKSDEVSVLDEWASGPGSESCDFGLLDKLGAWSLLEGLTQWDPERRMTLEEALRHPSLN, via the exons ATGCGGCAGCGCAATTCCGTCGAGAAAGACGCGTCGAGACGGATGCGGACGGATGCCACGCAAGCAAGCAACAAAAAGTTAAAAAAAAGTCTAACGGCAAACTCGCGTGAGTACCAGTATCACTACTGGTACAGGTCCACCACAGTCGGAGTCATCGTG GACTCCTTCGACCTGGGCTCCTACGACCCGGAGATGGACGGCTACGAACCGCCGGAGGtgtccgtcgacgacgtgaccAAGGGCGTTCGGATCGGCGAAGGGTCGTTCGCGGTGGTGTTCTCcggcaccgtcgcgggcgtcggcgacgtcgtgctgAAGCAGTACaggcgcgacgtccgcggaaGGGACTGGTTCTCCTTCtacgcggacgagcgcgccatGTGCAGGCGCCTGCGGGAGTGCCCCGGGGTTGCGccgttcgtcggcgtcgcgggatcgGATTTGTACCTGGTGTGGAGGGACGTGGGCAAGCGCACGCTGGCGAACGTGATGGAGGACGGCGCGtacggcggaggcgctcacgacggacgcggcgacgcgctgaagctcgcggcggcggagatgggcttgagcgcgtcggcgacggattCGGAgatcttcgtcgccgtcgcgcgggggctcATCGAGGCGGTCGTCTCCATCAACGACGCCAACTGCGTGCACCGCGACGTCAAGCCGGACAACGTGCTGCTCACGTCCGCGGAGAAGGGCtcgccggggggcgcgcgcgtgctgatggtggacctcggcggcgcggcggattaCGAAACCGGCCAAGGGACGGATGGGTCGGAAGCGATCTTCGACCCGACGTACGGAGCCCCAGAGCAGTTTGTCAGAAATAAAAGTCGGTCGAGGGGCATCGCGGGTATGTTCGCGGGCTTCGGCGTGAACCCGGATCCATCCGGGGGTGGGGATCtggaggcgacgggggcggcgcccacggcggcgtttgACGCGTTCGGCGTGGGTTTGACGCTGCTGAGGCTGGCGACACCGGCGCTGCATCCGGCGGGGTCGATGAAGCTCGCCAggagcgcgatggacgaAGCGGCGGATCGGGTGTTCCTCGAGGGGAAAAGCGACGAGGTCAGCGTGCTGGACGAGTGGGCGAGCGGACCCGGGAGCGAGTCGTGCGACTTTGGCTTGCTCGATAAGCTCGGCGCGTGGTCGCTGTTGGAGGGCCTGACGCAGTGGGACCCGGAGCGGCGCATgacgctggaggaggcgctccgGCACCCGAGCCTGAACTGA
- a CDS encoding predicted protein, giving the protein MTPLSKLGPAKSATGNNNRPPSRPSSAARRSLATAAAAAAAKPPGVGESGAKGAQVTVGGENIVSAVYVRRDVIVTGFPSGALGVWTVSHHGDDGARCHPVHDAVARWTVSMAQRIAGAHEPGPRVNLNDGTTTYGGVRAMTMRADGATMLTGGADGWVHTWELADGTIAVVGRPKTDGPGKPPVERRRAVLLRKLGSSGETAGPNSFRISSPYANEPPPAFRAIDCRPQDSSQRRSREVPYEFVMGTNKCDVWEVEYKRGIDHPPTIGVQVYGHVADLYAIASHPTDPDVFASCAEADRVFLWNANDRTLARTAPVGLVGRSICFSATPVPKSSTYFPDWRPVNRKDGAPCDAGHHLAVGGKFGKIAILDGVTLQPLVVLKDVRSAVDDLKYCGGPRAMLAAASHDICVDVYDVHRGYTHLSRCRGHMAAVTHLDWSLPMFPHLPARRILQATCAACELLYWEPVSGEQVLENQRDARWESWTCAQGFPVMGIWEDGSDRTDVNAVDRAKSGQDVFDEKSKEIVEADACAGGLDRAGYVVTADDFGKVKLFNYPCVFNDAPYREYKGHASHAMCVRFSCDDRRVFTAGGHDRAVLQFTTRGVRRDETPQTYAPPPAPKRTWGPIDGGKAYGWIEEEASAAGGGSERRNRRAPPKAIAGAAAAEEALRLKHEAEEAARVKEEKRLADLALGPKPSNANYGQTSAGATGTVAGLSAGIAKRDKLVADVDKPLTAMAAQQQPKQQPKPRYPEQAR; this is encoded by the coding sequence ATGACCCCGCTGTCCAAGCTCGGAccggcgaagagcgcgacgggcaACAACAATAGGCCCCCGTCGAGGccttcctccgcggcgagaaggtcgctcgccaccgccgccgccgccgccgccgccaaaccccccggcgtcggcgagagcggcgcgaaggGGGCGCAggtcaccgtcggcggcgagaacaTCGTCTCGGCGGTGTACGTCAgacgcgacgtcatcgtcaccgGGTTTCCATCCGGCGCTCTCGGCGTTTGGACGGTGTCgcaccacggcgacgacggcgcgcggtgccaccccgtccacgacgccgtcgcgcgttgGACCGTGTCGATGGCGCAGAGAATCGCGGGGGCGCACGAGCCCGGCCCGCGGGTGAACCTGAACGACGGCACGACGAcgtacggcggcgtccgcgcgatgacgatgcgagcggatggcgcgacgatgctcacgggcggcgccgacggttgGGTGCACACGtgggagctcgccgacgggACGATCGCCGTCGTGGGCAGACCCAAGACGGACGGCCCGGGGAAGCCGCCGGTGgagaggcggcgcgcggtgctgcTCAGGAAGCTCGGGTCGAGCGGGGAAACCGCCGGGCCGAACTCGTTTAGGATTTCTTCGCCGTACGCGAACGAACCCCCGCCGGCGTTCAGGGCCATCGACTGCAGGCCGCAGGATTCGTCGCAGAGGCGTTCGCGGGAGGTGCCGTACGAGTTCGTCATGGGCACGAACAAGTGCGACGTGTGGGAGGTTGAGTACAAGCGCGGGATCGACCACCCGCCGACGATCGGCGTGCAGGTGTACGGTCACGTCGCGGACCTCTACGCGATTGCGTCGCATCCCACCGATCCCGACGTgttcgcgtcgtgcgccgaggcggacagGGTGTTCCTGTGGAACGCGAACGATCGAACGCTGGCGAGgaccgcgcccgtcgggctcgtcgggCGGAGCATCTGcttcagcgcgacgccggtgccgaAGAGCTCGACGTATTTTCCCGACTGGCGCCCGGTCAACCGCAAAGACGGCGCCCCGTGCGACGCCGGtcaccacctcgccgtcggcggcaagTTCGGCAAGATCGccatcctcgacggcgtcacgCTGCAACCGCTCGTGGTGCTCAAGGATGTGCGatcggcggtggacgacctCAAGTACTgcggcggcccgcgcgcgatgctcgccgccgcctcacACGACATATGCGTCGACGTTTACGACGTCCACAGGGGGTACACGCACCTGAGCCGTTGCCGCGGTCACATGGCCGCCGTGACCCACCTCGACTGGTCCCTCCCGATGTTCCCGCACcttcccgcgcggcgcatccTGCAGgccacgtgcgcggcgtgcgagcTGCTGTACTGGGAACCCGTCAGCGGCGAGCAGGTGCTCGAGAATCAGAGGGACGCGCGTTGGGAGTCGTGGACGTGCGCGCAGGGATTTCCCGTCATGGGCATCTGGGAGGACGGCAGCGATCGCACGGACGTCAACGCCGTGGACCGCGCCAAATCCGGCCAGGACGTGTTCGACGAAAAGAGTAAAGAaatcgtcgaggcggacgcgtgcgccggtGGTCTAGACCGCGCCGGTTACGTCGTCACCGCAGACGACTTCGGCAAGGTGAAGCTCTTCAACTACCCTTGCGTGTTCAACGACGCGCCGTACAGGGAGTACAAGGgccacgcgtcgcacgccaTGTGCGTCCGGTTCTCGTGCGACGACAGGCGGGTGTTCACCGCGGGTGGGcacgaccgcgcggtgctgCAGTTTACCACCCGgggcgttcgtcgcgacgagaCGCCCCAAACGtacgcgcccccgccggcgcccaaaCGAACCTGGGGTCcgatcgacggcggcaaGGCGTACGGTTGGATCGAGGAAGAGGCGtcagccgcgggcggggggagCGAGCGGCGAAAtcgccgggcgccgcccaaggcgatcgccggcgccgccgccgcggaggaggcgcttcGTCTGAAgcacgaggcggaggaggcggctcGGGTAAAGGAGGAGAAACGGCTCGCCGATCTCGCGTTGGGACCCAAACCGTCAAACGCCAATTACGGACAGACGTCGGCGGGTGCGACGGGAACCGTCGCGGGCCTCTCCGCGGGCATCGCCAAGAGGGACAAGCTtgtcgccgacgtggacaaGCCGCTGacggccatggcggcgcagcagcagcccaAGCAGCAGCCCAAGCCGCGATACCCGGAACAGGCGAGGTAG